The following coding sequences lie in one Caproicibacterium argilliputei genomic window:
- a CDS encoding uridine kinase family protein has translation MSSTQHTEFVRFPNDLQEMNRMAQVQPAKMVSRADQRFHNSIHEIAKKALRQNCRVILLAGPSSSGKTTTAHFLSAALNQLGHETKMISLDDFYRAQEETPLREDGSHDFECLEALRVDCIQRCLKDLTESNSCEVPQFDFVQHRPAAESRRLALSPNGIAIIEGIHALNPALTAQLRRGGVVRIYISVKQDISNGSEQLLSAHEVRMIRRLVRDYNFRSTSPEQTLQMWDSVMEGERRYILPFKHRADFTVNSLHAYELGVLRNPALLLLRGVTEQSGWVAEEVNRLLFALLLVHPVDPALLPPTSLIREFIGGGLYS, from the coding sequence ATGAGCAGTACACAGCACACGGAGTTTGTCCGCTTTCCAAATGACCTGCAGGAAATGAACCGCATGGCGCAGGTGCAGCCTGCCAAGATGGTTTCCCGTGCAGACCAGCGGTTTCATAACAGCATTCATGAAATTGCCAAGAAAGCACTACGGCAGAACTGCCGCGTGATTCTGCTGGCAGGGCCGAGCAGCAGCGGAAAAACCACCACGGCGCATTTCCTTTCAGCAGCTCTGAATCAGCTGGGGCACGAAACCAAAATGATTTCTCTGGATGATTTTTATAGGGCACAAGAGGAAACACCGCTGCGCGAAGACGGCAGCCATGACTTTGAATGTCTGGAGGCGCTGCGGGTAGATTGCATTCAGCGCTGCTTAAAAGATCTGACCGAGTCAAACAGCTGCGAGGTGCCGCAGTTTGACTTTGTGCAGCATCGGCCGGCTGCCGAATCCCGCAGGCTGGCTCTGAGTCCGAACGGCATTGCCATCATCGAGGGTATCCATGCGCTGAATCCAGCACTGACGGCGCAGCTGCGGCGCGGTGGCGTGGTTCGTATTTACATCAGCGTTAAGCAGGATATCAGTAACGGTTCGGAGCAGCTGCTCAGCGCGCATGAGGTGCGCATGATCCGGCGGCTGGTGCGGGATTATAACTTCCGCAGCACCAGCCCGGAGCAAACCCTGCAGATGTGGGATTCTGTCATGGAAGGCGAGCGCCGGTACATTCTGCCGTTTAAGCATCGGGCAGACTTCACGGTGAATTCGCTGCACGCTTATGAGCTGGGCGTGCTGCGCAATCCGGCGCTGCTGCTTCTGCGCGGCGTGACCGAGCAGAGCGGCTGGGTGGCGGAGGAAGTGAACCGGCTGCTGTTTGCGCTGCTGCTGGTGCATCCGGTGGACCCTGCCCTTCTGCCGCCCACCTCGCTTATTCGTGAATTTATCGGCGGCGGACTTTACAGCTGA
- the hemZ gene encoding coproporphyrinogen dehydrogenase HemZ, translated as MDLILTDRSFHYELEKLCRLFYPEEPIKVSEDGSLPQQPDALLVFAGVEEQNAQTLLTAWVRSGGQKHRAQAVYVPEKYGDTGPERQLAELLYGLLVQQTGFTPRWGILTGVRPVKLLRSLAEQYGAEKARQVFSQAYHVSAAKTRLAQLTMENERQLLQRERPEGFSLYIGIPFCPSRCAYCSFVSMTVEKTIGMIPEYVACLCREIEAAGKTARDCGLTLQSVYMGGGTPTTLTPEQMDRVLGTVQTSFDLSACLEFTVEAGRPDTVTREKMDGLRRRGVTRVSINPQTMQERVLEAIGRRHTVQQVLDAFQIARDAGFADMNMDLIAGLPLDTPETFADTVNRVCALEPESITVHTLALKRSSAIFQEGRQRASGATAAQMLDYAGPKLLNSGYQPYYLYRQTRILGGLENVGFAKPGYESFYNAAIMDESQTILACGAGAGSKVCDPSGSGKLERVYNFKYPYEYISRHGEVLARKEKVKQIYEQYTAHGVCPLSK; from the coding sequence ATGGATTTGATTCTTACCGATCGGTCGTTTCATTATGAGTTGGAAAAGCTTTGCCGCCTGTTTTATCCGGAAGAACCCATTAAGGTGTCAGAGGACGGCAGTCTGCCGCAGCAGCCGGACGCGCTGCTCGTTTTTGCCGGGGTAGAAGAGCAAAATGCACAGACGCTGCTGACGGCATGGGTGCGCAGCGGCGGACAGAAACACCGCGCACAGGCAGTGTACGTGCCGGAAAAGTACGGCGACACCGGCCCGGAACGCCAACTGGCGGAGTTGCTGTATGGTCTTCTGGTACAGCAGACCGGCTTCACACCGCGCTGGGGAATTTTGACCGGCGTGCGTCCGGTCAAGCTTCTGCGCAGCCTGGCAGAGCAGTATGGCGCGGAAAAAGCAAGGCAGGTGTTTTCGCAGGCGTACCATGTCAGCGCGGCGAAAACCCGCCTGGCACAGCTGACCATGGAAAATGAACGGCAACTGCTGCAGCGGGAGCGTCCCGAGGGGTTTAGCCTGTACATCGGGATTCCGTTCTGCCCAAGCCGCTGCGCGTACTGCTCATTTGTTTCTATGACAGTGGAAAAAACCATAGGGATGATTCCCGAATATGTTGCGTGCCTCTGCCGGGAAATCGAAGCGGCAGGAAAAACGGCGCGCGACTGCGGGCTTACCCTGCAGTCGGTATATATGGGCGGCGGCACACCCACCACGCTAACGCCGGAGCAGATGGACCGCGTGCTGGGTACCGTGCAGACATCCTTTGACCTTTCCGCGTGTCTGGAGTTTACCGTGGAGGCGGGCAGACCCGATACGGTGACGCGGGAAAAAATGGATGGTCTGCGCCGGCGCGGCGTGACGCGCGTCAGTATCAATCCGCAGACCATGCAGGAGCGGGTGCTCGAAGCCATCGGCCGCAGGCACACGGTGCAGCAGGTTCTGGATGCGTTCCAAATTGCGCGGGACGCCGGCTTTGCAGATATGAACATGGACTTGATTGCGGGGCTGCCGCTGGACACGCCGGAAACCTTTGCGGACACGGTGAACCGCGTGTGTGCGCTGGAGCCGGAAAGCATTACCGTGCATACACTGGCGCTAAAGCGTTCCTCTGCGATTTTTCAGGAGGGACGCCAGCGTGCAAGCGGCGCCACCGCCGCGCAGATGCTGGACTATGCCGGGCCAAAGCTGCTGAACAGCGGCTATCAGCCGTATTACCTGTACCGGCAGACGCGGATTTTGGGCGGCCTCGAAAATGTAGGGTTTGCCAAACCAGGGTACGAAAGTTTTTACAATGCCGCCATTATGGACGAAAGTCAGACAATTTTGGCCTGCGGCGCCGGTGCGGGCAGCAAGGTCTGCGACCCCTCCGGCAGCGGCAAGCTGGAGCGCGTGTATAACTTCAAGTATCCCTATGAGTACATTTCCCGGCACGGGGAAGTTTTGGCACGGAAAGAAAAGGTGAAGCAGATTTATGAGCAGTACACAGCACACGGAGTTTGTCCGCTTTCCAAATGA
- the recJ gene encoding single-stranded-DNA-specific exonuclease RecJ translates to MALKKWEVASYDRQAVREIAQQTGLPAAAAALLQSRGCKTAQEAAEMVSGAPLRDPFLLKDMDRAVQRINRAVENFEKIAVYGDYDADGVTATSILYSYLESSGADVSFYIPEREGEGYGLNLTAVETLHTRQVELIVTVDNGISSLAEIQRANELGMDVVVTDHHQPRPQLPAAVAIVDPYREDDHSGCRGLCGAGLAFKLVQALEGPEADPGFLLEMYADLLTIGTVGDVVPLVGENRTFVRKGLQVLPQTDRPGLRALLEKAGLQGRTLTSENVAFGIVPRINATGRIGSPERAVRLLLSEDPEEAASLAADICDDNDYRRQLETEIYENALQQLRQESDRLLDRVLVVEGRDWHHGVIGIVASRITETFGKPCIVLSTNAQETKGSGRSIEGFSLFLAVSACADLMTKFGGHPMAAGLTMPPENVPEFRRRINAYAAKLGEMPVPVLRLDGVLKPARLSLDLPRAAELLQPFGAENPRPLYGLFGVTLQEIQPVGGGKHLRLVCSSAGVRLRCMKFGMTLEAFPYHPGDVLDLAVELEVNEYNGKEQLSVIVRDMKAAGSNAEALLAGQALFQKAMRGESLTAEELHTLLPDRVGCAGLYRTLRACGGYSGGAEKLAAMDSAMPFARLLVCLELFCEHGLIQLEQFGMQYKVTLCATSGKVSLFESAFLQQLKAQVHPVPKL, encoded by the coding sequence TTGGCACTGAAAAAATGGGAGGTTGCCTCCTATGACCGGCAGGCTGTGCGGGAAATCGCACAGCAGACCGGTCTTCCGGCGGCGGCTGCCGCGCTGCTGCAGTCCCGTGGATGCAAAACCGCACAGGAGGCGGCAGAGATGGTGAGCGGCGCGCCGCTGCGGGACCCTTTCCTGCTGAAAGACATGGACCGCGCGGTGCAGCGGATTAACCGTGCAGTTGAAAATTTTGAAAAAATCGCGGTTTACGGGGATTACGATGCGGACGGTGTCACCGCGACTTCCATTCTGTATTCCTACCTCGAAAGCAGCGGCGCCGATGTTTCGTTTTATATTCCGGAGCGCGAAGGAGAGGGCTATGGTCTGAACTTGACCGCAGTGGAAACCCTGCATACGCGTCAGGTGGAGTTGATTGTGACCGTAGACAACGGCATTTCGTCTTTGGCAGAGATTCAGCGCGCAAATGAGCTGGGTATGGATGTTGTCGTGACCGACCATCACCAGCCGCGCCCACAGCTGCCGGCTGCAGTAGCGATTGTGGATCCGTATCGGGAGGATGACCACAGCGGTTGCAGGGGTCTGTGCGGGGCGGGGCTTGCCTTTAAGTTGGTGCAGGCGCTGGAGGGGCCGGAGGCCGACCCGGGATTTTTGTTGGAAATGTATGCAGACTTGCTTACCATCGGTACAGTGGGCGATGTGGTGCCGCTTGTGGGGGAAAACCGCACCTTTGTCCGCAAGGGTTTGCAGGTGCTGCCCCAGACAGACCGCCCCGGTTTGCGGGCACTGCTGGAGAAAGCCGGTTTGCAGGGGCGCACGCTTACCTCGGAAAACGTGGCGTTCGGTATTGTGCCGCGCATCAACGCGACCGGGCGCATCGGCTCGCCGGAACGTGCGGTGCGCCTGCTGCTGAGTGAAGACCCGGAAGAAGCGGCTTCGCTGGCGGCAGATATCTGCGATGACAACGACTACCGCAGACAGTTGGAAACAGAAATTTACGAAAACGCCCTGCAGCAGCTGCGGCAGGAATCGGACCGCCTGCTTGACCGTGTACTGGTGGTGGAAGGCCGCGACTGGCACCACGGGGTGATTGGCATTGTGGCAAGCCGTATCACGGAAACGTTCGGCAAACCGTGCATCGTGCTTTCTACCAATGCGCAGGAAACCAAAGGCTCCGGCAGAAGCATCGAGGGTTTTTCTTTGTTTTTGGCGGTGTCGGCCTGCGCCGACCTGATGACGAAATTTGGTGGGCACCCCATGGCGGCGGGGCTGACAATGCCACCTGAAAACGTGCCGGAATTCCGCAGGCGCATCAACGCCTATGCCGCGAAGCTGGGCGAAATGCCGGTGCCGGTGCTGCGACTCGACGGTGTGCTCAAGCCGGCGCGCCTTTCATTGGATCTGCCGCGCGCGGCGGAACTGCTGCAGCCCTTTGGCGCGGAGAACCCACGTCCGCTGTACGGGCTGTTCGGCGTGACCCTGCAGGAGATTCAGCCGGTCGGCGGCGGCAAGCACCTGCGGCTGGTGTGCAGCAGCGCCGGTGTCCGGCTGCGCTGCATGAAGTTCGGCATGACGCTGGAAGCATTTCCGTACCACCCGGGCGATGTGTTGGATTTGGCGGTGGAACTGGAGGTCAACGAATATAACGGCAAGGAACAGCTGTCTGTCATTGTGCGGGATATGAAAGCGGCGGGTTCCAACGCAGAGGCACTGCTGGCGGGACAGGCACTGTTCCAAAAGGCAATGCGCGGCGAGTCGTTGACTGCAGAGGAGCTGCACACGCTGCTGCCGGATCGGGTTGGCTGCGCGGGGCTTTACCGCACGCTGCGTGCGTGCGGCGGTTACAGTGGCGGTGCGGAAAAGCTGGCGGCAATGGATTCTGCCATGCCCTTTGCACGGCTTCTGGTTTGTTTGGAGTTATTTTGTGAGCACGGCTTGATTCAACTGGAGCAGTTTGGTATGCAGTACAAGGTTACGCTGTGCGCGACTTCGGGAAAAGTCAGCCTGTTTGAAAGTGCGTTTCTGCAGCAGCTGAAAGCACAGGTGCATCCGGTACCAAAATTGTAG
- the cdaA gene encoding diadenylate cyclase CdaA, which translates to MQMTEFLDRLENIFMNFRFADVLDVLLVAIVIYNAIKLIRETRAGQLVKGIIIVIGIWILANVAQLYMTQTLLTYVIQYGLVCVFVLFQPELRSALEKMGRGRVSGGLRSIFNAHSSEEAARQDRLRRSILAVVEACDGMSRSKTGALIVFERKTKLGDIVDTGTVVEAIPSVPIICNVFFNKAPLHDGAMVMRDGLLYAAGCILPLTKRNNDVAVELGTRHRAAIGMSENSDAVVVVVSEETGQISIALGGTITRNYTRESLQNELNSLLLDQDLAKSRSALFASLRRSKDEK; encoded by the coding sequence ATGCAAATGACGGAGTTCCTGGACCGTCTGGAAAATATTTTTATGAATTTTCGCTTTGCGGACGTTTTAGACGTCTTGCTGGTCGCCATTGTCATTTACAATGCCATTAAGTTGATTCGGGAAACCCGTGCGGGGCAGCTGGTCAAGGGGATTATCATTGTAATTGGCATCTGGATTCTTGCCAATGTGGCACAGCTGTACATGACACAGACACTGCTGACTTATGTGATTCAGTACGGACTGGTTTGCGTGTTTGTTTTGTTTCAGCCGGAGCTGCGCAGCGCCTTGGAAAAAATGGGGCGCGGCCGCGTCAGCGGCGGTTTGCGTTCCATTTTTAACGCGCACAGCAGCGAGGAGGCGGCGCGGCAGGATCGGCTGCGCCGTAGTATTCTGGCTGTGGTGGAGGCGTGCGACGGGATGTCCAGAAGTAAAACCGGCGCGCTGATTGTTTTTGAGCGAAAGACCAAGCTTGGCGATATTGTGGACACCGGTACGGTTGTGGAGGCAATCCCCAGCGTGCCCATTATCTGCAACGTCTTTTTCAACAAAGCTCCCCTGCACGACGGCGCCATGGTGATGCGCGACGGGCTGCTGTACGCGGCGGGATGTATTCTGCCGCTGACCAAGCGGAACAACGATGTTGCCGTTGAGTTGGGTACCCGCCACCGGGCGGCTATCGGTATGAGTGAAAATTCAGATGCCGTGGTGGTGGTCGTTTCCGAGGAAACCGGCCAGATTTCCATTGCTCTGGGCGGCACCATTACTCGAAACTATACCCGCGAGTCGCTGCAGAATGAACTGAACAGCCTGCTTTTAGACCAGGACCTGGCAAAAAGCCGCAGCGCGCTTTTTGCGTCCCTCAGGAGGTCAAAAGATGAAAAATGA
- the mscL gene encoding large-conductance mechanosensitive channel protein MscL gives MKKMIAEFREFAMKGNVMDLAIGVVLGGAFSTIISSLVKDIITPLLSIILGRINIANLKFTIPGFLGSSPIVLSYGSFLQAILNFLVIAFALFLCVKAINRAKDKFSRKEEAEAAAAEEETTKSEVLLTEIRDLLKEQHTEQ, from the coding sequence ATGAAAAAAATGATTGCAGAATTCCGCGAATTTGCCATGAAAGGCAATGTTATGGATCTTGCTATTGGCGTTGTCCTTGGCGGTGCGTTCAGCACCATCATCAGTTCCTTGGTAAAGGACATCATCACACCGCTGCTCAGCATCATTCTGGGGCGCATCAACATCGCAAACCTAAAGTTCACCATCCCGGGATTCTTGGGCTCCTCGCCCATCGTGCTCAGCTACGGCAGTTTTTTGCAGGCCATCCTCAACTTTCTGGTAATTGCCTTTGCACTGTTCCTGTGTGTCAAGGCAATCAATCGGGCAAAGGACAAGTTTAGCCGCAAAGAAGAGGCAGAGGCCGCCGCTGCAGAGGAGGAAACCACAAAGTCAGAGGTGCTGCTGACGGAAATCCGCGACCTGCTCAAAGAGCAGCACACCGAGCAGTAA
- a CDS encoding CdaR family protein: protein MKNETKVRRKKKAQDRLNGLFYNNQFVLVLSIVIAFVLWIVLAFNDTDHHPKNISDVPISVQLSDEAQKQGLTVYSPTKTDTVSVSITGNTLVVNQIRSSDIEVAPVSVSQITAPGDYKVALVGKNISALSNFDFYEISPSEWTIHVDRALKKSFPIKLPANMDKIDTSGYYSPGPTADAESVTISGPESEVNKIDHVSIDYSAGDTALTETKTVQAPLLLYDASGNVITPSKYVTMSISQVNVTIQVQPKKTVKVRPTFTGQPTGLQFDQDDAFTVTPDTIEIAGPKDTLSKISEVSLEAIDFSQINTTHNSFTQQISQLPAGCTNLSSGTTAQVTLKNMSQYTSKQFTVTAFTKMNVPDNMTATMVTKSLTVSVVGKESDIATLTDSNITAAVDLSNVQEAGTTNAPVSIKIGGNKTCWAYGTYQASVTLTQN, encoded by the coding sequence ATGAAAAATGAAACCAAAGTGCGGCGGAAGAAAAAAGCGCAAGATCGCCTGAACGGTTTGTTCTACAACAATCAGTTCGTTTTGGTTTTGTCCATTGTCATTGCCTTTGTGCTGTGGATTGTGCTTGCCTTTAATGATACGGATCATCACCCCAAAAATATCAGTGATGTGCCCATCAGTGTGCAGCTTTCGGATGAAGCGCAGAAGCAGGGGCTGACAGTCTACTCCCCAACCAAAACGGACACGGTTTCCGTGTCTATTACTGGCAACACCCTCGTGGTCAACCAGATTCGCAGCAGTGATATCGAGGTGGCACCTGTCAGCGTGTCGCAGATTACGGCGCCGGGGGATTACAAGGTTGCATTGGTCGGTAAAAACATCAGTGCGCTTTCCAACTTTGATTTTTACGAAATCTCTCCCTCGGAGTGGACCATTCACGTAGATCGCGCCTTAAAAAAGTCATTCCCGATTAAGCTGCCTGCCAATATGGATAAAATCGACACATCGGGCTACTACAGTCCGGGACCAACGGCGGATGCGGAAAGCGTGACGATTTCCGGTCCGGAGTCAGAAGTGAATAAAATCGACCATGTTTCCATTGATTACAGCGCCGGGGATACGGCGCTGACCGAAACCAAAACCGTACAGGCTCCGCTGCTGCTTTACGATGCGTCCGGTAATGTGATTACGCCCAGTAAATATGTAACAATGAGCATTTCTCAGGTGAACGTGACCATTCAGGTGCAGCCGAAAAAGACCGTGAAAGTCCGCCCAACCTTCACCGGTCAGCCCACGGGGCTGCAGTTTGACCAGGACGATGCGTTTACCGTTACACCGGATACCATTGAAATTGCCGGGCCGAAAGATACTCTGAGTAAAATTTCAGAGGTCAGTCTGGAAGCAATCGACTTTTCACAGATCAATACCACGCATAACAGCTTTACCCAGCAAATTTCGCAGTTGCCGGCAGGCTGTACGAATCTGAGCAGTGGCACAACCGCACAGGTAACGCTGAAAAATATGAGTCAGTACACGTCTAAGCAGTTTACCGTTACAGCCTTTACGAAAATGAACGTGCCGGATAATATGACAGCTACCATGGTGACTAAGTCACTGACAGTCAGCGTTGTGGGCAAGGAAAGCGACATTGCCACCCTCACAGACAGCAACATCACCGCAGCGGTGGACCTTTCCAATGTGCAGGAAGCCGGCACGACCAATGCGCCGGTCAGTATAAAAATCGGTGGAAATAAAACCTGCTGGGCTTACGGAACGTATCAGGCGAGCGTAACCCTAACGCAGAATTAG
- a CDS encoding RelA/SpoT family protein produces MMSGENTFDRLTALLAQSEHTYQMELIRRAYDLALSAHGEQKRLSGLPYISHPVAVACILVELGMDSECVAAGLLHDVVEDTKVTLDELRRSFGSEIANLVDGVTKITKMGRIPYNSREVQQAENIRKMLIAMSEDIRVIIIKLADRLHNMRTAEYWSPAKQREKALESMEVYAPIAHRLGIRAIKEELEDRSLRILDPFAYKEIEDSLALRKDERSAFIEKTKKLLQDRISGIIPNVYISGRVKSINGIYRKMFIQGKDMEEIYDIYAVRVIVDTVNDCYNVLGIVHDMFRPLPNRFKDYISTPKPNMYQSLHTTVVGKDAIPFEIQIRTWEMHHTAEYGIAAHWKYKLGMTDARSAHDSMEKRLTWIRQILEDQSSSADATDLIHIIKSDLTPDEVFVFTPRGDVINLPSGSTVIDFAYAIHSAIGNRMVGAKVDKRMVPLTTQLKTGQIVDIITSKETRGPSRDWLKIVKTSEARNKIRTWFKKEKREENITEGQNEVEREFKRNGISMTPEELQAFLLHLGAKQNCTTPEDVYATIGYGGIQLWKVMPRVKEDYLKTHHTEPPKEVPKPQVRRKAASGVIVDGMEDCLVKFARCCNPLPGDEIIGFITRGYGVSIHKKSCSNVPHPLSAAVEPERWIAAHWAGEVQEEFQTTLEIVAEDRSGLLADVTQQLFSMHLFIHALNSRELKDGRAAISANITVNGLSHLRSIIGKLEAVPGVASIRRT; encoded by the coding sequence ATGATGAGCGGGGAAAATACGTTTGACAGACTGACAGCGCTGCTTGCGCAAAGTGAGCATACGTACCAGATGGAGTTGATTCGGCGGGCATATGACCTGGCGCTTTCCGCACACGGCGAGCAGAAGCGGCTTTCGGGTCTGCCGTACATTTCTCATCCGGTGGCAGTGGCGTGCATTCTGGTAGAACTGGGTATGGACAGCGAGTGCGTTGCGGCGGGTCTGCTGCATGATGTGGTCGAAGACACGAAGGTGACACTGGACGAGCTGCGCCGCAGCTTCGGCAGCGAAATTGCGAACCTTGTGGACGGCGTGACAAAGATTACAAAGATGGGGCGCATTCCGTACAACTCCCGCGAGGTGCAGCAGGCGGAAAATATTCGCAAGATGCTGATTGCCATGAGCGAGGATATCCGCGTTATCATCATCAAATTGGCGGACCGCCTGCACAATATGCGTACGGCAGAGTACTGGTCGCCTGCCAAGCAGCGGGAAAAGGCACTGGAAAGCATGGAGGTTTACGCGCCGATTGCGCACCGCCTGGGCATTCGCGCCATCAAAGAGGAACTGGAAGACCGCTCCCTACGGATTTTAGACCCGTTTGCCTATAAAGAAATTGAAGACAGTCTTGCCCTGCGCAAAGACGAGCGCAGCGCCTTTATTGAAAAGACCAAGAAGCTTTTGCAGGATCGTATTTCCGGCATCATCCCGAACGTTTATATTTCCGGCAGGGTCAAGAGCATTAACGGCATTTATCGAAAGATGTTCATTCAGGGCAAGGATATGGAGGAGATTTACGATATTTACGCGGTACGCGTAATTGTGGACACCGTCAACGACTGCTACAATGTGCTGGGTATTGTGCACGATATGTTCCGTCCGCTGCCGAACCGCTTTAAGGACTATATTTCCACGCCGAAGCCGAATATGTACCAGTCCCTGCACACAACGGTGGTCGGCAAGGACGCCATTCCGTTTGAAATTCAGATTCGCACCTGGGAAATGCACCACACGGCAGAGTACGGCATCGCGGCGCACTGGAAGTACAAACTCGGCATGACGGATGCCCGCTCTGCCCACGACAGCATGGAGAAGCGCCTGACGTGGATTCGGCAGATTTTAGAGGATCAGAGCAGTTCAGCGGACGCGACAGACTTGATTCATATTATCAAGTCTGACCTCACACCGGACGAAGTGTTTGTCTTTACACCGCGCGGCGATGTGATTAACTTGCCCTCCGGCAGCACGGTGATTGACTTTGCGTATGCGATTCACAGTGCCATCGGCAACCGCATGGTGGGTGCCAAAGTGGACAAGCGCATGGTGCCCCTGACCACCCAGCTGAAAACCGGACAGATTGTGGACATTATCACCAGCAAGGAGACCCGCGGCCCCAGCCGCGACTGGCTCAAAATCGTTAAAACCAGTGAAGCACGCAATAAAATCCGCACGTGGTTTAAAAAAGAAAAACGAGAGGAAAATATCACAGAAGGTCAGAATGAGGTTGAGCGCGAGTTTAAGCGCAACGGCATTTCCATGACACCGGAGGAGTTGCAGGCATTTTTGCTGCACCTTGGCGCAAAGCAGAATTGTACTACGCCGGAGGATGTTTATGCCACGATTGGCTATGGCGGCATTCAGCTTTGGAAAGTCATGCCGCGTGTGAAAGAAGATTACCTGAAAACGCACCACACGGAGCCACCGAAAGAGGTGCCGAAACCACAGGTGCGGCGCAAAGCCGCCAGCGGTGTGATTGTGGACGGCATGGAGGATTGTCTGGTCAAGTTTGCTCGCTGCTGCAACCCGCTGCCGGGCGATGAGATTATCGGCTTTATCACCCGCGGCTACGGGGTTTCCATTCACAAGAAATCCTGCAGCAATGTGCCGCATCCGCTCTCTGCTGCGGTGGAACCGGAACGGTGGATTGCCGCGCACTGGGCAGGTGAAGTGCAGGAGGAGTTCCAGACTACGCTGGAGATTGTGGCGGAAGACCGCTCTGGTTTACTTGCGGATGTGACGCAGCAGCTTTTCAGTATGCATCTGTTTATTCATGCACTGAATTCACGGGAACTGAAAGACGGGCGCGCGGCGATTTCGGCAAATATCACGGTAAACGGCCTTTCCCATCTGCGCAGCATTATCGGTAAGCTGGAAGCTGTGCCAGGGGTTGCGTCCATTCGCCGGACGTAA
- a CDS encoding MBL fold metallo-hydrolase, with amino-acid sequence MQIERITGGPLPTNCYLLTDEQTGQTAVIDPGFYNAELADAVQTHKVVMILLTHGHFDHITGVKQLADSTGAKIYMDEADRAFPQNPELNLSGAMGLAPVEPFVPDVLLHDGDEISLGSLQLQVLHTPGHTCGGCCYLTGDAIFSGDTLMCGTVGRTDFPTGSYEEIIKSVKRLRDLPGEWRVLPGHEFETKLSWERANNPYMEAE; translated from the coding sequence ATGCAGATTGAACGGATTACCGGCGGCCCGCTGCCAACGAACTGTTACCTGCTGACGGATGAACAAACCGGTCAGACAGCGGTCATTGACCCCGGATTTTACAATGCGGAACTTGCGGATGCCGTCCAGACACACAAGGTCGTGATGATTCTGCTGACGCACGGGCACTTTGACCACATTACCGGCGTGAAGCAGTTGGCGGACAGCACCGGCGCCAAGATTTACATGGACGAGGCAGACCGTGCGTTTCCCCAAAATCCGGAATTGAACTTGAGCGGTGCCATGGGGCTTGCGCCGGTGGAACCGTTTGTACCGGATGTGCTGCTGCACGACGGCGATGAGATTTCTCTGGGCAGCCTGCAGCTTCAGGTTTTGCACACGCCGGGGCATACCTGCGGCGGTTGCTGCTATCTGACGGGCGACGCGATTTTTTCCGGCGATACGTTGATGTGCGGCACCGTTGGACGGACAGACTTCCCCACCGGCAGCTATGAGGAAATTATAAAGTCCGTCAAACGCCTGCGTGACCTTCCGGGAGAATGGCGCGTGCTGCCCGGGCACGAGTTTGAAACCAAACTAAGCTGGGAGCGGGCAAACAATCCCTATATGGAAGCAGAATAG
- a CDS encoding zinc ribbon domain-containing protein, which translates to MGLFEDVVINAKNAASAVGEKASQIMDISKLRINAADLDNEISKRFEALGRIAYDSKKTGASSEELIGECVDAIDELYEQLDAVNEQLAAKRSRIPCKKCGQENPVGAIYCSKCGQKLQQDEVQETEESSAEQPAAPEEDAQNRDETPKE; encoded by the coding sequence ATGGGACTGTTTGAAGATGTTGTCATCAACGCAAAGAATGCTGCCTCGGCAGTAGGAGAAAAAGCAAGCCAGATTATGGACATTTCCAAACTGCGCATCAATGCGGCAGACCTGGACAATGAAATCAGCAAACGGTTTGAGGCTCTTGGCCGTATTGCCTATGATTCCAAAAAGACAGGCGCCTCTTCCGAGGAACTGATTGGCGAGTGTGTCGACGCGATTGACGAACTTTACGAGCAGCTGGATGCTGTAAATGAGCAGCTTGCAGCCAAGCGCAGCCGCATCCCCTGCAAAAAATGTGGGCAGGAAAACCCCGTCGGCGCTATTTACTGCAGTAAATGCGGTCAGAAACTGCAACAGGATGAAGTACAGGAAACTGAGGAATCTTCGGCGGAGCAGCCTGCGGCGCCGGAAGAGGATGCACAGAATCGGGACGAAACACCCAAAGAATAA